GGAGGCGTGCCTCCGCTAATCTGGAGGCACGCCTCGACTTTAGCACCGGGGCCCGGACTTCGGCCCGCCGCACACCGGCGGACCGGCGGTTTCGCCGTACCCTCCGCCCGCCCGACGACGCCGGGTGACCGTACGGCCACCCCGCGCACCGCCCGCCCGCACCGCACCCGCCAGATCCGTGCCCGGCCGCTCCGGCCCGGCGGCGCCGACGCGCCGTTCGAGCCGCGTTCGACCGTCGCCTGTTGTCCTGCCGTGGCGCGCACCCTGATCCCCGCGCGCCCGCCCCGAGTCCCGAGAGGGTTCGATGAACCGCCAATCCCCCCGCCTGACCTTCGGCGTGCTCGCCGTCGGCGCCGGCGTGTACGCGCTGCTCCAGTCGCTGATCACGCCCGCCCTCCCGATCGTCCAGGAGGAGATGCACACCACGCAGTCCACCGTCACCTGGGTGATGACCGCCTACCTGCTCTCCGCCTCGGTCTTCACCCCGATCCTCGGCCGGATCGGCGACCTGGTCGGCAAGAAGCGCACCCTGGTCGCCGCCCTGGTCGCGCTGCTGGTCGGCTGCCTGGTCGCCGCGCTCGCGCCCAACATCACGGTGCTGATCGTCGCCCGGGTGATCCAGGGCATCGCCGGCGCGCTGTTCCCGCTCTCCTTCGGCATCATCCGCGACGAGTTCCCGCCCGGACGCGTCTCCGGCGGCATCAGCAACATGTCCGCGGTGATCGCCGTCGGCAGCGGCCTCGGCATGGTGCTGGCCGGGCCGATCGTCGGCGCCCTCGACTACCGCTGGCTGTTCTGGCTGCCCGTCATCGTGGTCGCCGGCACCATCCTGCTCGCCCACCGCTACGTGCCCGAGTCGCCCAGCCGCAGCGAGGGCAGCGTCGACTGGATCTCCTCCGTGCTGCTCTCCGGCTGGCTGGTCGCGCTGCTGCTCCCGGTCAGCCAGGCCTCCCAGTGGGGCTGGGCCTCGGCCAAGGTGCTCGGCCTGCTGGCCGTCGCCCTCGTGCTGTTCGCCGCCTGGGCGTTCAACGAGTCCCGCTCGCGCAACCCGCTGATCGACCTGCGGGTGATGCGACTGCCCGCCGTGTGGACCACCAACACCGCGGCCCTGCTGTTCGGCGGCGGCATGTACGCGGTCTGGGCCTTCCTTCCGGGCTTCGTGCAGATGCCGTCCAGCGCCGGCTACGGCTTCGGCTCCAGCGTCACCGGCGCCGGGCTGCTGATGCTGCCGATGGTCGCCGCCATGTTCGTGGCCGGCGTACTCGGCGGACGGCTGGCCGGGCGCTTCCCCGCCAAGGCCCAGCTGGTCACCGGCGCCCTGCTCGGCGCGCTCGCCTGCGCGCTGCTCGCCGCCCGGCACGGCGCCCCCGCCGACGTGGCGATCGCCGCCGGCGTGTTCGGCCTCGGCATCGGACTCGCCTTCGCCTCGATGAGCAACCTCATCGTGCAGGCCGTCCCCGCCGCCCAGACCGGCGCCGCCACCGGCATGAACGCCAACATCCGCACCATCGGCGGCTCGATGGGCGCCGCGCTGATGACCGGCCTGGTCACCGGCCACCTGCGGGCCGACGGGCGCCCCGCCGAGACCGGCTACACCCAGGGCTTCGCGCTGCTGGCCGCGTTCTGCCTGGCCGCCGCCCTGGCCGCGCTGCTCGTCCCGACCCGGCGCCCCGCCGCCGCGACCGTGCCGGTGGAGGCCCCCGCCGCGCAGCGCTCGACGCTCGCCGAGCACGAGGTGGTCGGCGGCTGAGCGCCGGCGGGTAGGGACTGGCGACCGCCGGGCCGGGTGACGCGCGAGCGCACCCGGCCCGGCGGCTTCCGGGCGGGCGGGCGGCGGGGCCGGGCCGCCCCTCAGCAGTCGCGCAGCTCCGGCGACTGGTTCAGCAGTCGCGCAGCTCCGGCGACTGGTTCAGCAGCTGGGCCCGCGGCGAGGTGAACTCCCGGTAGGCGGCGGTGTGTTCGGCGTGCGGGTGGAAGGCCGCCAGGCGGTGGCAGTTCTGGAAGGCCAGCTTCACCGAGAAGTGCCGCTCCAGCACGCCGCGGATCGAGTCGCTGGCCAGCGCCCGCAGCAGCTGGGCCCGCTCGGCCTCGCTCGGGGCCACCGTGTTGTCGGCGAACTCGGCGTCGGTGACCGCCAGTTCGGCCGTCAGGTCGTTGACCAGGCGGTAGGCGTAGGGGAGCGAGGTGCGGACAGTGGCGAGGAAGTCGGCGTCGGCGACCTCGTCGCGCTCGGCCAGGTCCAGCAGGGAGGGGGAGACGTCCAGCGACATGGCGGATCGGGCCTTCCGATTTAGTGGTAGTGGGAGTCGTTTTCAATAAGTGATCCTGTCCCTCCGCTGACGCCCTGTCAATTACGCTCCCCCGTTCGGCGCGGCACCCGCGCGCCGTCCGGCTCGCGGCCGCCACCCACCCTTCCTAGAGTGGGTGGCAGACGACCGCGAGGAGACCCCGATGACCGAGCAGAGCGGTACCGGCGGCACCGACCGCCGCATCCTGGAACGGATCAGCGAGATGGTCGACGCCGAGCGCCACCTGCGCGCCGCCCTCGTCGAGGGCCGGATCGACCAGTCCACCGAGCACCGCGAGCTCAAGGACATCGAGGAGCAGCTCGACCAGTGCTGGGACCTGCTGCGCCAGCGCCGGGCCCGGGTCCGGGCGGGCGAGGACCCGGACGGGGCGAGCGTGCGCAGCGTCGACGAGGTCGAGCGCTACGAGTCGTAGCGCGGCGCAGCGCGGTGCGGCGCGGCGGGGCTGGGTGTGTGGCGTCAGGCCCCGGCGGCGGCGTCCAGGTTGGCCGTGACCAGGGTGAGCAGTTCGCGCAGGGCGCGCAGGTCGTCCAGCGGCAGGCCGGCGGCGGCCAGGATGCGGCGCGGGACGGCCAGTGCGCCCTCGCGCAGCTCGCGCCCGGCCGCGGTGGGGGCGACGATCACCGAGCGCTCGTCCTGCGGGCTGCGCTCGCGCCCGACCAGCCCGGCCGCCTCCAGCCGCTTGAGCAGCGGGGAGAGGGTGCCGGAGTCCAGTCGCAGGCGCTCGCCGAGCTGCTTGACCGGCACCGCCCCGTCCTCCCACAGCACCAGCATCACCAGGTACTGCGGGTAGGTGAGGCCGAGGTCCTTGAGTGCGGTGCGGTAGACGCCGCCGAACGCGCGGGAGGCGGCGTTCAGCGAGAAGCAGATCTGCTGGTCGAGCAGCAGCAGGTCCGCGTCCTCGCCGAGGGGGGAGGGGGGATTCTCGCCGTGCCTGGTCATGGCCCCAGGGTAGCAAGCGGCCGATTCAGTTGTGCGCAATTGAATTGTGTGATGTAGTTATGTCGACGGCAGGCCGGAAGCGGTCGGAGCAGGACGGGCCGGCCGTGGCACGACCAGGCCGCAGGACGAAGAATCCGCCGGACGAACCGGACGGATCGGATGGACCGGACGAAGGAGAACCCTCGATGAACCCGCTCTACACCGCCGTCGCCACCGCCAACGGCCGGGAGGGTCGCGCGGTCAGCTCGGACGGCAGGCTCGACCTCAAGCTCTCCCCGCCGCCCGCGCTCGGCGGCGACGGCGAGGGCACCAACCCCGAGCAGCTGTTCGCGGCCGGGTACGCGGCCTGCTTCGCCAGCGCGCTCGGCGTGGTCGCCCGGCAGCAGAAGGCGGACGTCTCGGACGTGTCGGTGACCGCCGAGGTCACCATCGGCAAGGACGACGCGGGCTTCGGCCTCTCCGTCGTGCTGCGGGTCGAGCTGCCCGAGTCGCTGGCCGGCGAGACCGGTGAGCTGCTGGTCAAGCAGGCCCACCAGGTCTGCCCGTACTCCAGGGCCACGGCCGGGAACGTTCCGGTGGAGCTGGTCGTCGAATAGGGCGGGGCAGGGGTTTCGCCCGGGGTCTGCGGGCCGCGTCCACATGGGGGTGGAGCGGCCCGCAGTGCTGTGCGCGCGGGCCCTGTGCGCGGGGGGATCTCAGAGCGGGAGCAGCTCCGGGCGCTTGGCTTCCACGTGGTCGCCGGAGGACTCGCCGCGCAGCCGGCGGCCCACCCAGGGCAGCAGGAAGGTGCGCGCCCACTGCAGGTTCTCCCGGCGCTGGTCGGCCGCCGTGACGGCGGGCGCGGGCGGCCAGGCGGCCTCCGGGTCCGTGTCCACCGGGAGGCCGAGCGCGCGCGCCGCCAGCAGCGCCACCCGCTGGTGGCCCTCCGGCGACAGGTGCAGCCGGTCCTCGGACCAGGCCCGCCGGTCGTGCACCGCCCGCAGCGACCACAGGTCGGCGACCGCGAGGCCGTTGCGGTCGGCGATCGCCCGCAGGTGCGCGTTGTAGGTGGCGATCTTGCCGCGCAGGTGGCGCAGCACCGGGACGTTGCGGGTGTCGAAGCCGGTGCAGATCAGCACCGTCCCCGCGCTCTCGCGCAGCTCCAGCACGGCCGCCTCGAAGTGCTCGGCGATCAGGTCGGGGTCGCTGCCCGGGCGCAGGATGTCGTTGCCGCCCGCGCACAGGGTCACCAGGTCGGGCCGCAGCCGGCGCACCGCCGGGACCTGCTCGGCGACGATCTGGTCCAGCAGCCGCCCCCGGACGGCCAGGTTGGCGTACCGGAAGTCGTGCTCCGGCCGGCGCGCGGCCAGCATCCCGGCCAGGCGGTCGGCCCAGCCGGCGAACTGGCCATCGGGGCCGGGATCGTTGAGGCCCTCGGTGAAACTGTCACCGAGGGCCGCGTAGGAACTGAGGTCAAGGATCTCCTGGTAGTCGGCCATGGGGGAGATGTTTCACCTTGTGAAGTGACTTACGCCACCGTAGGTGCCCCGTGGCACAGCGTGATCTCCGCCACGGGGGCCCGGCCGGTACCCTGCAAGGGTTCCGGGCGCTGGACGGGCCCGGTGGAGGAGCAGCGGGACGGAGGACGGCGGTGGGCGGTGACGCGGTGGGCGGGAAGGCGGCGGTGACCGGCGACGGGGTGCGCGAGGAGAACTCGCGCCGCAAGCAGATGCTGGTCCGGGCGCTGATCTACATCGCCGGGACGCACCTGTTCGCCGGGTTCGTGATCCTGCTGTTCGCGGTCGGCGGCCGCCACTAGGGCCGGTCCGGCGCTAGGGCCGGTCCGGCCGGTCGGGCTGGGGCAGGACGCGGTCGGCGACCTTGGCCAGGTGCGCGTCGAACGCGGCGGGCGGGTCCGGGTGGACGCGGACCAGGGCGACCAGCGCGGTGATCACCACGTCGCACAGCTCGTCCGCGACGTCGTCCCAGCTGTGCGAGAAGCCCTTGCGCGGGTTCTGGCCGAGGGCGCCGATCACCGCCTCGGCGACCTCGCCGGCCTCCTCGCCGAGCTTGAGGCACTGCAGCACCCGCTGCATCTCCGGGGGCTGGGTGCTGCCCTCGGCCAGCCAGTCGGCCAGCCGCCGCACCGTCTCCCACTGCCGCTCGTCCACGCCCCGCCGCCGATCCTCGCGCCGACCCCGACCCCGACCTCGGCCACGACCGTACCGGGCGGCCGGGCCGGGCGGGGCGGCTTTCGGCGACGGGGCCCGCGCGGGGCCGTCGTCGGAGGCCATCGCGGGGCCGTCGCGGGGCCGGGGTCAGCGCAGCCGCTGCTGCCAGTCGACCGGGACGTGCCCGGCCGGGCCGGGGGAGGGCTGGGTGACGGGGTGGGCCGTCGGGGCGGTCAGCGCCGGGCCCTCGTAGAACTGCTCCGTCTCGGTGTTCCAGAACCAGTCCTCGCCCGGTTCGAAGCTGGTGAGGAACGGGTGGCCGGCCGAGCGGGCGTGCGCGCTGGCGTGCTGGGACGGGGACGAGTCGCAGCAGCCGATGTGTCCGCAGGCGGCGCACCGGCGCAGGTGGAACCACCAGCCCTCGCCCTGGCCCGCCAGGCACTCCACGCAGCCGTCGCCGCTGGGCGGGACGCCGGGGTCGATACCGGGGATCGTCGTGTCGTCGCTCATCGTGGCACCTCCTCGGCCAGGGTATGCCCGGGGCGCCGGGCGCGCGGCCGAAGCGGAACCGGCGCGGCGGGACGACGCGCGGAGCGGCGCGCGGAGGTGACGGGGCGCCCTCCGGGGGGAAGGTGACCGGGAAGGGGACGGGCGGTGCGGAGGTGGATTCCGTAGCGATCTACAGTGCTGTAGATTCAACTGGGGCCCGGGCCCGACCGAGGGGGCCGGGCGACGGCCGCCGCGCCGAACCGGCCGAACTGCCGGGCCCGGTACGGGGAAACCACAGGAGGGCACACATGGGAGTCTCGCTCGCCAAGGGCGGAAACGTCTCGCTGACGAAGGAGGCCCCGGGGCTCACCAGCGTCATCGTCGGCCTCGGCTGGGACGTCCGGGCCACCACGGGCGCCGACTTCGACCTGGACGCCAGCGCGCTGCTGTGCGGCGAGTCCGGCCGGGTGCTCAGCGACCAGCACTTCGTCTTCTACAACAACCTGCGCAGCCCCGAGGGTTCGGTCGAGCACAGCGGCGACAACCTGACCGGTGGCGGCGACGGCGACGACGAGCAGATCAAGGTCGACCTGTCGGCCGTTCCACCGCAGGTCGCCAAGGTGGTCTTCCCGGTCTCCATCTACGACGCGGAGAACCGGCACCAGAGCTTCGGCCAGGTCCGCAACGCGTTCATCCGGATCGTCAACGAGGCCGACGGCAGCGAGGTCGCCCGCTACGACCTCTCCGAGGACGCGTCCACCGAGACCGCGATGGTCTTCGGCGAGCTGTACCGCTACGGCACCGAGTGGAAGTTCCGTGCCATCGGCCAGGGTTACGCCTCCGGCCTGCGCGGCATCGCGCTCGACTACGGCGTCAACGTCTGACCCGCGGCGCCCGCCCGCACGGGCCGCTCCGCCGCCTCCGGGCGCGCGGGCGGCCCGTTCGCGCGCCTGCTCGCGCTCTCGTTCGTGCGCCCGGTCGGGAGTGTCGGCGTTCGAACGGCGCGCGGGGCTGTGGCAGGCTCGGCGCATGGAACAGCGTGCACTTGGCAGGACCGGGCGCCCGGTCTCGGTGATCGGTCTCGGAACGTGGCAGCTCGGCGCGGACTGGGGCGTGGTGCTGGAGGACGACGCGCTCGCGGTGCTGAACGCCGCGGCGGACGCCGGGGTGACCTTCTTCGACACCGCGGACGTCTACGGCGACGGCCGCAGCGAGCAGTTGATCGGCCGTTTCCTGAAGGAGCGCCGCAGCGCCGGAGACGGGGACGGCCTGCTGGTCGCCACCAAGCTCGGCCGTCGGCTGCCGCAGCTCCCGGAGAACTACACCCTCGCCAACTTCCGCGAGTGGACCGACCGTTCGCGCCGCAACCTGGGCGTCGAGCGGCTCGACCTGGTGCAGCTGCACTGCCCGCCCAGCGCCGTCTACTCCAGCGACGAGGTGTTCGACGGGCTCGACACCCTGGTCGAGGAGGGCCGCACCGCCGCGTACGGCGTCAGCGTGGAGACCTGCGAGGAGGCGCTGACCGCGATCGCCCGCCCCGGCGTCGCCAGCGTGCAGATCATCCTCAACCCGTTCCGGCTCAAGCCGCTGGACCGGGTGCTGCCCGCCGCCGAGCGGGCGGGCGTCGGCATCATCGCCCGGGTGCCGCTGGCCTCCGGCCTGCTGTCCGGCAAGTACACCAAGGACAGCGTGTTCGGCGCGGACGACCACCGCACCTACAACCGGGACGGCTCCGCGTTCGACCAGGGCGAGACCTTCTCCGGCATCGACTTCGAGACCGGCGTGGAGGCCGCCGACGAGTTCGCCCGGCTCGCCCCGCCCGGCGCCACCTCCGCGCAGACCGCGCTGCGCTGGATCGTCCAGCAGCCCGGCGTCAGCACCGTCATCCCCGGGGCCCGCACGCCCGCGCAGGCCCGGGCGAACGCGGAGACGATGGCGCTGCCGCCGCTGCCCGAGCAGACCCTGCAGGCCGTCCGGGACCTGTACGACCGGCGGCTGCGGGCCCAGATCCACTCGCGCTGGTAAGACCCGCCGCGGGACGTCACGGAGCGCTCACCGGCGGTGGCCGGTGGGCGCTCCCCGCGTCCGGGACGGCGCTGCGGGACGGTGTGGTGGACGGTGGCGGCCGCGGTCAGGGCAGGGGTTCGGCGTGCAGCGGGGTGTTCGGGGTCTGGTGGCCGCCGCTGGCCAGCATCCGGACCTCGCCCAGGTCGCTGATCTCGGCCTGCACGATGCCGGACGGGTCCGCGTACACCGGGTGCCCGCCCGGGCCCCGGGCGCCGGTGGCCTCGACCACCACCACGTCCTGTTCGGCGTGACCGCCGGTCTCCCCGGGGAACGTGAGCGCGAATCGTCGAGTCATGGCCGGACCTTCTTCCCGTTGGTGCCGGTGCGTGGGCGTCGTTCCATCCTAGTAGTGCTTCGTCGGGTCGGGGCTGTGGCCGGTGTGGCGGCGGGGCGGTCAGACCAGCAGGTGCAGGCGCTGCGCGGCCGGGCCGACCCGGACGGTCTGGCCCCAGGTGAGCCGCAGCGCGTCAGACTCGATGCCGTCGCCGAACGCGACCAGGAGCTCCGACTCGACGGTCAGGACGAGCTGCTGCTCGGCGTCCAGCAGGCCCTCGACCCGGGAGGTGCCGGTCACCGGGGACGGCCACGCCTCGCGGACGAACCAGGACAGGCGCGGCGCGGTCGGTGCGGGCAGGTCCAGTCGGCTGGAGCGCTCCAGCCACGCCGAGCGGCACCAGCCGGTCGCGCCGGTGCCGGTGCCGACCAGCACCCCCGAGGACGCCTGCGACTCGGCCGCGCCGCCCGGCGCCGCCAGCCGGTAGCGGGCGGTCTGGTGGCCCGGCTGGCCGAGGTAGACCTCGTTCAGCGCGAGCAGCCGCTGGGTGTCGTCCGCGACAGCCTCCACCATCGTGCGCTGCTCCAGCCGCCGCTCCACGCCCGGCAGGACGGCCGCCCGCAGCAGCGCCCCGGCCTGTTCGGCCCGGTGCCGGACCAGGACGCCCGGGTTGCGGCCCGGCTCGGCGTCGATGCCGACCACCGGCTGGCCCGCCAGGTACTTCGCGGCGTTCGCGACCAGGCCGTCCTGGCCGACCACCACGACCACGTCCTCCGGGCCGAACAGGAACCGGTCCAGGTCGGCGCGCTCCACCCGGGCCTGGCGCCAGTCCAGCGGCACCGCCGCCGACACCTCGGCGAGCGCGCCGCGGGCCAGGTGGTGGCGCTGCTCGGCCTCGGCCAGCGAGCGGCCGCGCCGGGAGAGGAAGAACTCGGCCTGGCCGCGGGTGCCGTGCCGGGCGATCAGCTCCTCGTACTCGGTGCGCCGGTGGACCAGCACCACGCGCGGGGCCAGGCTCACCGGACCGGCCCCTCGGGGGTGGCGGCCGGGGCGGCGGGAGTGGCGGTCGGGGCGGCAGGGGTGGCGAGGCGGGTGAGCAGGCCGGTGAGGACGTCCGGGGTGAGGGTGATGCTGTCGATCCGCGGCAGGTGCTCGGCCAGCCGGATCAGGGCCAGCGCCTGCAGCACCTCGGGGCCGGCCTGCTGGTGCGCGGCCAGCCAGGCCGCCTCGGCGGCGGCCTTCGCCTCGCCCAGCGCCCGTGCCGACTCGGCCTGCTGCGCGGCCAGCGTGCCCGTCGCCTCGGCCTCGGCGACCGCCATCCTGGTCCGGCGGGCCGCGTCCGCGTCGGTGCGGACCGCGTCCGCCGCGGCCTTCTGCTCCGCCTCGCGCCGCGCGTTGGTGCCCCGCTGGGCCACCAACTCCTCCTCGCGGCGGGCTAGTTCGATCTGGCTGGCGAGTTCGTTCTCGGCGATGGTGCGCTCCCGCTCGACCGCGACGGCGCGGCGCTCGTACGTCGCCCGGTCGGCCTCCTGCTGGACCTGCTCGCGGGCCGGGGTGCGCAGCGCCCGCTCCATCTCGGCCTCCGGCCGGACGGCGGTGACCCGCACCGCGAGCACTGCCACCCCGATCTCGGCCAGCCGGGGTTCGGCAGCCAGGCCCTCGGCGATCCGCTCGCGGACGGCCGTCACGCCGTCGACCAGGGTGTCGGCGAGCGGGGTGCGGGCGATCAGCTGGAGCGCGTGCTGCTGGGCGGTCTCGGTCAGCAGGGTGCCGAGCTGGGCGAGCGGCTCGGCGCGCCAGCTGCCGGTGTCCGGGTCGATGCCGAAGTCGATGCGGGTGGCGGCGGTGGTCGGGTCGCTGATCCGGTAGGTGACGGTGGCCTGTACCGCGAGGTCTTGGAAGTCCGCCGTGCGGGCGTGGAACATCATCGCCAACTCGCGGTCGTCCGCCGGTACTTCGGAGATCGCGGCGGTGAGCGGCCGGAACCAGAAGGCCAGCCCGGTGCCCTCGTGGGCGAGCTGCCCGCCGCGCAGGTGGCGGATGTGGCTGGTGGGGGTGGAGCGGAGGTGGCGGAAGCCGAAGCGGCGCGTGATGTCGGCCATGGGAGTCGCGGTGTCCTTTCTTTTCGTCGCGATGACGATAACGGGCGGTGGGCGTTGTCGTCAATACGACGAAAAGGGGGCCGTCTTGTTTTTCGCGCCCGCCCTTCACCCGTCCGAGCGGCCTCCCGGGGCCCGGCGGCGGGGGGCGCCGGGCGGGTGCGGTCGGCGACCTAGGGTGCTGCTCGTGAAACCGTCCTGTGCTTCCCTGCACCCCGTCGTCGTGGCCGATCCCTGCGGGTGCGGGAGGGCTCCGTGGCGGGCCCGGCTGCCGGCGGGCCCGGCTGCCGGCGGTGTCGGCCGTGTCGGTCGCGGGGTTCCTGCTGGCTTCCGCTCTGGCCGCAACGGCTCCCGCTGCTTCCGCCGCGGCTCCTGCCGCTCCCGCCGCTCCTGCCGTGGCTTCCGCCGGGGTGGCTCCGGGCGCCGCCGACTTCCGGCCCCCGTCGTAGCCCGCCCCGGTCGGGCCCGTCCCGGCAGATTCAGGAGCCCGCACTCCATGGCCACCCGCCACCGCACCGACCCGCGCCCGACGAGACTCGCCGGGGCGCTCGCGGCAGCCGTCGCGCTCGCCCTCGCCCTCGCTCCGACCCCCGCTCGGGCCGCCCCCGTCCCCGTCCCCGCTGTCGACCACTCCGTGTACTGCGCCTCCCGGACCCACCCCGAACTGGCCGAGCGGCTGTCCCGCGACATCGCCGACGCCCTCCGGGGGCGGCAGTCCACCTCCGCCCTCGCCGTGCGCGACTCCGCCACCGGCCTGTCGTGCTTCCTCGACCCCGCCCGGCACTTCGACTCGGCGAGCATCGTCAAGGTCACCATCATGGGCGCGGTGCTGAGGATCGCCTAGGACGAGGACCGGCCGCTGACCCCCTTCGAGGAGGAGAACCTGCGGCCGATGATCACCCGGTCCGACAACGACGCCGCGGTCCGGCTGTGGAAGTACGTCGGCCCGGTCCGGATGCAGGCCTTCCTCGACCTCGCGGGCCTGCGCGACACGGTCCTGTCGCCCGACGGTTTCGGGCTCACCCAGGTCACCGCCGCCGACGAGCTGAGGCAGCTGGACGTCTACACCACCGACCCCGACGTCCTCACCCCCGAGCACAAGGCGTACGGGCTGCGGCTCATGGCCGAGGTCGAGGCGGACCAGCGCTGGGGCACGCCGTTCGGGGCCCCGCCCGGCGTCACGGTGCACGTCAAGAACGGTTGGTTGCAACGCGCCACCCACGGCTGGCGCGTGCACAGCCTCGGCGTCTTCACCGGCCCCACCCGGGTCTACCGGATCGCCGTCCTCACCGACGACGACCCCACCGAGTCCTACGGCATCGGCACCGTCCAGCGGGTCTCCCGGCGGATCCACCGGGTCCTCGCCGAGCAGGCCGGCGAGGATCTCGGCAGGACCCTCCCCGGCACCCCCGACGTCACCGCGCCGGAGACCGGCGACGGCTCCGTCCCCGCCGTCGGGGAGCGGTGAGGCGGCCGGGGGAGAAGCAAGCCTCTCCCGGGCCGGATCCCGTCAGGGGGTGAGCCGGTACGTTCCGTGCTCTGTAAAGTAATTGATGGACCGTCAGATTCCGGCCCGGGTCCGGGAAGTGGTGGAGATCGCCGCCAGGTCGTGCTCGCCGTGACCGTGGGCGACGGCCTGGAGCAGCGAGTCGCGCAGCAACGAGGCCAGCGGGAGCGGGACTTCGGCGTCGGCCCCGGCCGCCACGGCGAGGTTGACGTCCTTCAGGCCCAGCGCCAGGCGGAACCCGGCCGGTTCGAAGGACCGTTCGGTGATCATCGTCCCGTAGCCCGCGTACACCGGGCCGGGGAACAGGGAGTTGGTGAGCACGTCGAGCAGCGCCGCCGGGTCGAGCCCGCTGGCCTCGGCGAGCGCCGCCGCCTCCGAGAACGCCTCGATCGCCGACACCAGCAGGAAGTTGGCGCTGATCTTCGCGACGTTGGCCGCCGCCGGATCTTCGCCGAGCGGCCAGGTGCGGCGTCCCATCGCCTCGAACAGCGGTGCCAGCCGCGCGAGTTCGGCGGACGGCCCGGCGGCCAGGATGTTCAGGTTTCCGGCCGCCGCGACGTCCGTCCGGCCCAGCACCGGCGCCGCGACGTACCCGATGCCGTGCCGGGCGTGGAGCTCGGTCGCCCGGCGGGCCAGCGCGGGCGAGACGGTGGCCATGTTGACGTGCGTGGCGGCCCGCGCGCCGGACAGCAACTCGTCGTTCAGCAGCAGGCTTTCGACCGCCAGGTCGTCCGAGAGCATCGACACCACCACCTGCGCCCCGAACGCCTCGGCGAGCGACCCGGCCGCGGAGGCGCCGTCGGCGACCAGTTCGGCCACCGGCCCCGGCGAGCGGTTCCACACCCGCACCGCGTGCCCGGCCGCCAGCAGTCGGCGGGCCATCGCCCGGCCCATGCCACCCAGTCCGATGAAACCGACGTCCATGCGCAGTGCCTCCCATGCTTCCACCGGGCCGGGTCCGGCGGGCCGAGCCCGCCGGTCCGCACCCGATGGATCTTGCTTCCGGTGCTTCGAGGTGATGCTACGGCGCGCGCGGGCCGATGACGCGGACCCGACCGGCGCGGTGCGGGGTGTCGCCGCCCGCGCCGCCGCTCTGGCACGATGCCGGGCATGGTGACGGTGCGGACGGTGCATACGGCGGACCTCGACCCGGCGGCCCGGCGGGCGGCCCGGGAGTTGCTGTTCGAGGTGTTCGGCGCGGACGAGATGACCGAACAGGACTGGTCGCACTGCCTGGGCGGAATGCACGTACTCGCCTGGGAGGAGGGCGAGTTGATCGGCCATGCGGCGGTGGTGCAGCGCCGCCTGCTGAACGGCGGGCGCGTCCTGCGGACCGGCTACCTGGAGGGCGTGGCGGTCCGGCGGGACCGCCAACGGCGCGGCATCGGCGGGAAGGTGATGGACGAGGCGGAGCGCGTCGTCCGGGCCGCCCACGAGATCGGCGCACTCGGCGCCAGCGAGGCCGGGGTCCCGTTCTACCTCGCCCGCGGCTGGCGCCGCTGGCCCGGCCCGACCTGGGCGCTCGGCCCGCACGGGCGGCAGCGCACCCCCGAGGAGGACGGCGACATCTACCTGCTGGGCGGCGAAGGGGAGTTGGACCTCACCGCCGACCTGGTGTGCGACTGGCGCGAGGGCGACCTCTGGTGACCTGACGCCCGTGCGGGACCGGCTCGTACGGGGTGGCCGGTGTGGGGCCGGTCGGTGCGGGTTCGGCCGGTGTGGGACCGGCTCGTGCGGGGCCGGTCGGCGCCGGTTCAGCTCCGGGGCGTGCCGCCGCCGTCGGCCAGGCGGGTCAGCCACTCGGCCAGGAGGCGCTGTTCGGCGTCGCTCAGCACGCCGCTGTCGTCGGGGAGGGCGGCCCGCAGCGCGCGGGCGGCGGGGGCGGGGCCGGACTCCGCGGCGGGGACGGCCGGTTCGGCACGGGTGACTGCCGCGACCATGGACTCGCGCAGGGTGGTCAGCAGCGCCGGATCGCGGCGCT
The window above is part of the Kitasatospora sp. NA04385 genome. Proteins encoded here:
- a CDS encoding MFS transporter — encoded protein: MNRQSPRLTFGVLAVGAGVYALLQSLITPALPIVQEEMHTTQSTVTWVMTAYLLSASVFTPILGRIGDLVGKKRTLVAALVALLVGCLVAALAPNITVLIVARVIQGIAGALFPLSFGIIRDEFPPGRVSGGISNMSAVIAVGSGLGMVLAGPIVGALDYRWLFWLPVIVVAGTILLAHRYVPESPSRSEGSVDWISSVLLSGWLVALLLPVSQASQWGWASAKVLGLLAVALVLFAAWAFNESRSRNPLIDLRVMRLPAVWTTNTAALLFGGGMYAVWAFLPGFVQMPSSAGYGFGSSVTGAGLLMLPMVAAMFVAGVLGGRLAGRFPAKAQLVTGALLGALACALLAARHGAPADVAIAAGVFGLGIGLAFASMSNLIVQAVPAAQTGAATGMNANIRTIGGSMGAALMTGLVTGHLRADGRPAETGYTQGFALLAAFCLAAALAALLVPTRRPAAATVPVEAPAAQRSTLAEHEVVGG
- a CDS encoding SCO5389 family protein, which codes for MSLDVSPSLLDLAERDEVADADFLATVRTSLPYAYRLVNDLTAELAVTDAEFADNTVAPSEAERAQLLRALASDSIRGVLERHFSVKLAFQNCHRLAAFHPHAEHTAAYREFTSPRAQLLNQSPELRDC
- a CDS encoding DUF2630 family protein codes for the protein MTEQSGTGGTDRRILERISEMVDAERHLRAALVEGRIDQSTEHRELKDIEEQLDQCWDLLRQRRARVRAGEDPDGASVRSVDEVERYES
- a CDS encoding MarR family winged helix-turn-helix transcriptional regulator, whose protein sequence is MTRHGENPPSPLGEDADLLLLDQQICFSLNAASRAFGGVYRTALKDLGLTYPQYLVMLVLWEDGAVPVKQLGERLRLDSGTLSPLLKRLEAAGLVGRERSPQDERSVIVAPTAAGRELREGALAVPRRILAAAGLPLDDLRALRELLTLVTANLDAAAGA
- a CDS encoding organic hydroperoxide resistance protein, with amino-acid sequence MNPLYTAVATANGREGRAVSSDGRLDLKLSPPPALGGDGEGTNPEQLFAAGYAACFASALGVVARQQKADVSDVSVTAEVTIGKDDAGFGLSVVLRVELPESLAGETGELLVKQAHQVCPYSRATAGNVPVELVVE
- a CDS encoding SGNH/GDSL hydrolase family protein — its product is MADYQEILDLSSYAALGDSFTEGLNDPGPDGQFAGWADRLAGMLAARRPEHDFRYANLAVRGRLLDQIVAEQVPAVRRLRPDLVTLCAGGNDILRPGSDPDLIAEHFEAAVLELRESAGTVLICTGFDTRNVPVLRHLRGKIATYNAHLRAIADRNGLAVADLWSLRAVHDRRAWSEDRLHLSPEGHQRVALLAARALGLPVDTDPEAAWPPAPAVTAADQRRENLQWARTFLLPWVGRRLRGESSGDHVEAKRPELLPL
- a CDS encoding DUF6126 family protein; translated protein: MGGDAVGGKAAVTGDGVREENSRRKQMLVRALIYIAGTHLFAGFVILLFAVGGRH
- a CDS encoding MazG-like family protein, with product MDERQWETVRRLADWLAEGSTQPPEMQRVLQCLKLGEEAGEVAEAVIGALGQNPRKGFSHSWDDVADELCDVVITALVALVRVHPDPPAAFDAHLAKVADRVLPQPDRPDRP
- a CDS encoding UBP-type zinc finger domain-containing protein, producing the protein MSDDTTIPGIDPGVPPSGDGCVECLAGQGEGWWFHLRRCAACGHIGCCDSSPSQHASAHARSAGHPFLTSFEPGEDWFWNTETEQFYEGPALTAPTAHPVTQPSPGPAGHVPVDWQQRLR
- a CDS encoding TerD family protein, which codes for MGVSLAKGGNVSLTKEAPGLTSVIVGLGWDVRATTGADFDLDASALLCGESGRVLSDQHFVFYNNLRSPEGSVEHSGDNLTGGGDGDDEQIKVDLSAVPPQVAKVVFPVSIYDAENRHQSFGQVRNAFIRIVNEADGSEVARYDLSEDASTETAMVFGELYRYGTEWKFRAIGQGYASGLRGIALDYGVNV